From one Mya arenaria isolate MELC-2E11 chromosome 4, ASM2691426v1 genomic stretch:
- the LOC128232721 gene encoding uncharacterized protein LOC128232721, which yields MVDKQRAMTYQNQQLAIGNADSREYHFDGQKGYCNICRIALTSSSHADDHLSGKKHMKRKKQTNILFKGFPRIKRWPWSAFSLPASSEEVQDGIRSIQQETGEYHIDGQKGYCLTRYQSPLGTKHHQQNNPIQRTLELCDLPGQSNRGFDFDPRFGRAQCTVCSIELTSAQHMQQHSTGKKHLNALQVQNELQQGHRDNFMTCLVCKVTFTGPESRQQHMESERHLKKVLAQETKECYCDVCKIPCSGADSYQQHLEGARHRKMAGTDLVCLASPENAIDRTIWHTCPICFTKTNTEYHLRVHISAKHPGHKLAFQRQLLGATDSPPASPPAKRARIQPTVPILQDLVIPSTPKRRSNKKGYPSGLEVLRTKMFGEKPKDSDSVLHNPYSANFPYYCHTCKSPMNTREAYLSHINGSRHKQKVCTEPAPIREHLHGIDISSRYIPYTLTKPRNYQFELYEKAMERNALVFLPTGTGKTLVSVMTISAMLKKYPTRNILFLVDKVLLVMQQSQYIQQQLGDKKFKRFNDETEQTTDLVRRKIRVAALCMGQQATHGIPLWKHDIVVVTAGFCKNILEKRIIRWEDFSLIVVDEVHHCEKAHPYNVILSKYHLNRTPERFRPTALGLTASPAGKASVQATVDMLNVLIANMGGAKLCIVENPECESTLEQFQSNANLDIRTPSDSSTYTSYAFENTFKTELNVYITYCVLTLAVISNISEYVNIRPEMTSYMRDSNVRMIADNFVEEELDTIEMCLSSIETISNEGDELELSMITRHVQGVCMARSSVIDGGVFCAIQELADLEDVGFDFARSVHLPTDALQRLIEAYHANSLGSISASPFGIPDPTAPADHHVQNLINELTTTDRRGQGISLVLVKQRATAHDLAGILQDSPQLQRAGLRTTTMVGHGDGSAGSAGGMSVRAQRNVLEDIKRGKYQVVVATSVAEEGVDWPECERVITMYPPSTVTALIQMRGRARRKDSKFIVLCDSVQEKEKILDIMEREQNMIEATKWVVQFQSDDDL from the exons ATGGTGGACAAGCAGCGTGCGATGACTTATCAAAATCAGCAACTTGCTATCGGTAATGCAGATAGCAGGGAATATCATTTTGACGGGCAGAAGGGATATTGCAATATCTGCCGGATTGCACTTACTTCGAGCTCTCATGCAGATGATCATTTGAGTGGCAAAAAACACATGAAGAGAAAAAAGcagacaaatattttatttaaaggttTTCCTCGCATCAAACGTTGGCCTTGGTCAGCTTTTTCCTTGCCAGCTTCTTCAGAAGAAGTACAAGATGGAATTAGGTCAATACAGCAAGAGACCGGAGAATATCACATTGATGGACAGAAGGGATACTGCCTCACTCGATATCAAAGTCCATTGGGCACTAAGCATCATCAACAAAATAATCCAATCCAACGAACACTCGAACTATGTGACTTACCAGGACAAAGTAATCGAGGTTTTGATTTTGACCCAAGATTTGGACGTGCCCAATGTACTGTCTGTTCTATTGAACTGACATCTGCACAGCATATGCAGCAGCATTCGACGGGAAAGAAACATCTCAATGCATTGCAAGTACAAAATGAATTGCAGCAGGGACACCGAGATAATTTCATGACGTGTTTGGTGTGTAAGGTCACATTTACGGGTCCGGAGAGTCGCCAACAGCATATGGAGAGTGAACGACATTTAAAGAAAGTTCTGGCACAAGAGACGAAGGAATGTTATTGTGATGTTTGCAAAATTCCATGTTCAGGTGCTGATAGTTATCAGCAACATCTTGAAGGGGCCAGACACAGAAAAATGGCTGGTACTGATCTAGTATGTCTTGCATCACCAGAAAATGCTATAGACAGGACAATCTGGCATACCTGTCCAATCTgctttacaaaaacaaacacagagTACCACTTAAGAGTACACATCAGTGCAAAGCACCCTGGACATAAATTAGCATTCCAAAGGCAGCTTCTTGGCGCCACTGACAGTCCTCCTGCAAGTCCTCCTGCAAAACGTGCCAGGATTCAGCCGACCGTGCCTATACTACAGGACCTGGTAATACCTTCCACTCCAAAGAGGAGGAGTAATAAAAAGGGTTATCCATCTGGGCTTGAAGTGCTTAGGACCAAGATGTTTGGTGAAAAGCCGAAAGATAGCGATTCCGTTTTACACAACCCATATTCAGCAAATTTCCCATACTACTGTCACACTTGCAAGAGCCCTATGAACACAAGGGAGGCGTATTTGAGCCACATTAATGGGAGTAGACACAAACAAAAGGTTTGCACTGAGCCTGCTCCTATCAGAGAGCACTTACATGGTATTGACATCTCATCCAGATACATCCCATATACGTTAACAAAGCCCCGGAACTACCAGTTTGAACTGTACGAAAAGGCCATGGAAAGGAATGCATTGGTGTTTTTGCCAACTG GAACTGGGAAGACGCTGGTTTCTGTCATGACGATAAGCGCGATGCTGAAGAAGTATCCAACCCGGAACATTCTCTTCCTTGTCGACAAAGTTCTCCTTGTCATGCAGCAGTCTCAATACATACAACAGCAGCTTGGGGACAAGAAATTCAAAAG GTTCAATGATGAGACTGAGCAGACGACAGACTTAGTGCGCCGTAAGATCCGTGTAGCAGCACTCTGCATGGGTCAGCAGGCAACACATGGTATCCCACTGTGGAAACACGACATTGTTGTCGTTACTGCCG GGTTTTGTAAAAACATCcttgaaaaaagaataattCGTTGGGAGGACTTCAGCTTGATTGTCGTTGACGAAGTACACCACTGTGAAAAAGCGCACCCATACAACGTCATTCTGAGCAAATACCACCTAAACCGAACTCCAGAGCGCTTTCGTCCAACAGCTCTCGGTCTCACCGCATCTCCCGCTGGAAAGGCAAGTGTTCAAGCTACAGTGGACATGTTAAATGTTCTCATCGCAAACATGGGTGGGGCAAAACTGTGTATCGTAGAAAATCCCGAGTGTGAGAGCACGTTGGAGCAGTTCCAGTCAAACGCCAATCTAGACATCAGAACACCATCGGACTCTAGTACGTACACGTCGTACGCCTTCGAGAACACATTCAAAACCGAACTTAATGTGTACATTACGTATTGTGTTCTGACGTTGGCAGTCATTTCGAACATTTCAGAGTATGTTAATATCAGACCAGAGATGACAAGTTACATGCGAGATAGCAATGTAAGAATGATTGCAGACAATTTTGTGGAAGAAGAACTTGATACTATTGAAATGTGCTTATCTTCAATCGAGACAATAAGCAACGAAGGAGATGAATTGGAGTTGTCTATGATCACGAGGCATGTGCAAGGCGTATGTATGGCAAGAAGCAGTGTTATCGACGGTGGTGTATTTTGTGCCATACAAGAGTTAGCAGATCTTGAAGACGTAGGGTTTGATTTTGCACGTAGTGTTCATCTGCCAACAGATGCTCTTCAACGGTTGATCGAGGCTTACCACGCAAACTCCCTCGGATCAATCTCGGCCTCGCCATTTGGAATACCTGATCCCACCGCCCCAGCAGATCATCATGTCCAGAACCTAATCAACGAGCTGACCACGACTGACAGACGTGGGCAAGGTATATCGTTGGTCCTCGTCAAACAGCGGGCCACAGCCCATGATCTTGCTGGTATCCTACAG GACTCGCCTCAGTTACAGAGGGCCGGTTTACGTACAACGACGATGGTTGGACACGGTGATGGGTCGGCCGGGTCGGCTGGTGGAATGTCGGTGAGAGCTCAAAGAAATGTCCTCGAGGACATCAAGCGAGGAAAGTACCAG GTTGTGGTTGCTACGTCAGTTGCCGAGGAGGGCGTTGATTGGCCGGAATGTGAGCGCGTGATCACCATGTATCCACCCTCCACTGTCACCGCTCTCATCCAGATGCGGGGTAGGGCGAGGCGCAAGGACAGCAAGTTCATCGTGTTATGTGACAGCGTGCAGGAGAAGGAGAAAATACTAGACATAATGGAGCGAGAACAGAACATGATTGAAGCTACCAAGTGGGTTGTTCAGTTTCAAAGTGATGACGACttgtaa
- the LOC128232720 gene encoding uncharacterized protein LOC128232720, whose amino-acid sequence MESIPLQCSVCVKSFSGVIPAQQHYASLEHKKKVENQAVARRGYGNYCEVCKITCDTSAILQIHSESPRHLAMVEKQRAMTNRNHQPASGNTDTREYHFDGQKGYCNICQIELTSSSHANDHLSGKNHKKRKQQTQILSNGLTASSPQRPLLQASQDYATAASATLASSREIQNGSSSIEKGYDFHGGRGVCHVCNIELTSNSHAQEHLRGKNHAKKKAQLETAKRFGKTMTPAYVQNLTSAVILPNLQTFNTATSVSEHKFQQPLGRGFSHTEANIAYLNEAHRELGHSSLFCDTCKVSFTGPESQAAHMAGEKHKKTLKKLEMESMGSQHPLKCNACNVVFTGQENAEDHFKGKKHERNMKNMSIKNTLESPTQVGPIDRSSPQYPALSVSPQELQTTNNPETLVVNQVTRYLESHVAGHENQNNVYCGDEKDKLHHFQDVGSSDDDSDSSDDISVKPLDSLPSSEVNNLDGHVAVQTHSSINDNQSWETESSLSSINIKSLSMECPVPGQRMNIERQHSVETDESKIRNETTVGIDQLTDDLSSLDIKSHFETSTEQSLSSSRFTEPYRVVQNDFSAGCSLLGRGRGFLQNFAKSQENLPGKVLNTAQRSTELRPNNETRQWGENASHEERSETFRKTVESPSSQNDFVGNKPMTTISEGNQPVQYQFNNEPRFHECSPSYTDDSRSESEGSLAQEGINFERFNTGYQTQLSPLQHQQNYQIQQTPEQCDLQGRNNQEVNFDPRMGRGQCFVCAIELTSVQHMQQHLTGKKHFKALQVQQQLQQMHRDDNMMCLACKVTFSGPESRQQHMQSERHFKKIQSLTEEKKEYYCDVCKVPCSGADNYQQHIEGAKHRKMTGTDLVGLTSPENAIDKTIWHTCPICFSKTNTEHHLRVHISAKHPGHELAVPRQLFGASHSPPAERVRLQPTVHIQQPPISPTTLNSGHTTPLQVFLSEPLFPPEFLPKEMQEGATGAQPEKVEVNITGPFQRPERFAEAAAFNDETCNDSGSCNKRGNLSDLAYATRNHNSGNDNASRILSSEMLGAKPKDGSSVLHNPYSANFPYYCHTCKSPMNTRDAYLSHINGNRHKQKVCTEPAPIREHVQGLDITSGYIPYTLTKPRNYQFELYEKAMARNALVFLPTGTGKTLVSVMTISAMLEKYPTRNILFLVDKVLLVMQQSQYIQQQLGDKTFNRFNDETEQTTDLVRRKIRVAALCMGQQATHGIPLWKHDIVVVTAGFCKNILEKKVIRWEDFSLIVVDEVHHCEKAHPYNVILSTYHLKQTPDRFGPTALGLTASPAGKASVQATVGMLNVLISNMGGAKMCIVENPECVSTLVQYQSNANLEARTPTDTSTTKTYAFENTFKTELNVYIMYCVLKLADISNIKEYVNIRPEMTPCMRDSIVRMIADNFVEEELDTIQISLCSIEKKSNNIDVVEFSMIKRHVQGVCMARSSVIDGGVFCAIQELAELGTVGFQFARSVGLPTAALQQLIKVDHAKFFLTSTSPSGIPDPSAVADHHVQNLINELTTTGRSGQGISLVLVKQRATAYHLAGILKNSPQLQRAGLHTTTMVGHGDGSAGSAGGMSVRAQKEVLEEIKQGKYQVVVATSVAEEGVDWPDCERVITMYPPSTVTALIQMRGRARRKDSKFIVLCSNLEEEEKLKDIMMREQNMIEATKWIVQLQRGNDS is encoded by the exons ATGGAGAGCATTCCTTTACAGTGTTCTGTGTGCGTGAAATCTTTTAGTGGAGTGATACCAGCCCAGCAACATTATGCTAGTCTTGAgcacaagaaaaaggttgaaaatCAAGCAGTTGCTCGCCGAGGCTATG GAAACTACTGCGAAGTGTGCAAAATTACTTGTGACACTTCTGCCATTCTACAGATTCATAGTGAGTCTCCTCGCCATCTCGCTATGGTGGAAAAGCAGCGTGCAATGACTAATCGAAATCACCAACCTGCTTCCGGCAATACAGATACCAGGGAATATCATTTTGATGGACAAAAGGGATACTGTAACATTTGCCAGATTGAACTTACATCAAGCTCGCATGCAAACGATCATTTGAGCGGCAAAAACCATAAGAAGAGAAAACAACAGACGCAGATTCTAAGTAATGGTTTAACTGCTAGTTCTCCCCAGAGACCTTTATTACAAGCTAGTCAGGACTATGCTACTGCAGCTTCCGCTACTTTAGCATCTTCAAGGGAAATACAGAATGGAAGTAGTTCAATAGAGAAAGGATATGATTTTCATGGAGGCCGAGGTGTTTGTCATGTATGTAACATTGAACTAACATCCAATTCTCATGCACAAGAGCATCTGCGTGGTAAAAATCATGCCAAGAAAAAGGCTCAGTTGGAGACCGCAAAACGTTTTGGAAAAACGATGACCCCAGCATATGTTCAAAACTTAACGAGCGCAGTAATCCTGCCAAATCTTCAGACTTTTAACACAGCGACTTCTGTTTCAGAGCATAAGTTCCAGCAACCGTTAGGTAGAGGTTTCAGCCACACAGAGGCAAATATTGCATATCTTAATGAAGCACATCGCGAATTGGGACATAGTTCACTTTTTTGTGACACCTGCAAAGTATCATTTACAGGACCTGAAAGTCAGGCAGCTCACATGGCTGGAGAAAAGCAtaagaaaacattgaaaaagcTGGAGATGGAAAGTATGGGCAGCCAGCACCCCCTGAAATGCAATGCCTGTAATGTAGTTTTTACTGGCCAGGAAAATGCAGAGGATCACTTCAAAGgaaagaaacatgaaagaaatatgaaaaacatgaGCATTAAGAACACTTTAGAGAGCCCAACTCAGGTCGGTCCAATAGACAGAAGTTCGCCTCAGTATCCAGCGCTAAGTGTTTCACCACAAGaattacaaacaacaaacaacccTGAAACTCTTGTTGTCAATCAAGTGACAAGGTATCTGGAATCACATGTTGCTGGTCATGAAAATCAGAACAATGTCTATTGTGGAGATGAAAAGGACAAATTGCATCATTTTCAAGACGTGGGCTCATCCGATGATGATAGCGATAGCAGCGATGATATCTCTGTCAAACCCCTTGATAGTCTTCCTTCTTCAGAGGTGAATAATTTAGATGGACACGTAGCTGTTCAGACCCATTCAAGTATTAATGATAATCAATCATGGGAAACAGAATCATCTCTTAGCAGTATAAACATAAAATCCCTCAGTATGGAATGTCCAGTGCCTGGTCAAAGAATGAATATAGAAAGGCAACACAGTGTTGAGACTGATGAATCTAAGATAAGAAATGAAACAACCGTAGGAATAGATCAGCTAACTGATGACCTGAGCAGTCTTGATATAAAGTCACATTTTGAAACATCAACAGAGCAAAGTTTATCTTCTAGTAGATTTACTGAACCGTATCGAGTAGTTCAGAATGATTTTAGCGCTGGCTGCTCCCTTCTTGGGCGTGGTAGAGGGTTTCTACAGAACTTCGCGAAATCCCAAGAAAACCTTCCTGGCAAGGTATTGAATACTGCACAACGTTCTACGGAATTGAGACCAAATAATGAAACACGTCAATGGGGCGAAAATGCTTCTCATGAGGAAAGAAGTGAAACGTTTCGAAAAACTGTTGAATCACCTTCAAgccaaaatgattttgttgGAAACAAACCCATGACAACAATATCTGAGGGAAACCAACCTgttcaatatcaatttaataatgAACCTAGATTTCATGAGTGTTCACCAAGTTACACTGATGACTCACGGTCTGAAAGCGAGGGAAGTCTTGCACAAGAAGGTATTAATTTCGAAAGATTTAACACTGGATATCAGACTCAATTAAGTCCTTTgcaacatcaacaaaattaTCAAATCCAACAAACACCCGAACAGTGTGACCTACAAGGACGAAATAACCAAGAAGTTAATTTTGACCCAAGAATGGGAAGAGGCCAATGTTTTGTATGTGCTATAGAGCTGACATCTGTACAGCATATGCAGCAGCATTTGACGGGAAAGAAACATTTCAAGGCGTTGCAAGTACAACAACAATTGCAGCAGATGCATCGAGATGACAACATGATGTGCTTGGCTTGTAAGGTTACATTTTCGGGCCCGGAGAGTCGCCAGCAACATATGCAGAGTGAAcgacattttaagaaaattcaaTCTCTGACGGAAGAAAAGAAGGAATACTATTGTGATGTTTGCAAAGTTCCATGTTCAGGTGCTGATAATTACCAGCAACACATTGAAGGGGCCAAACACAGAAAAATGACCGGTACTGATCTAGTGGGCTTAACATCACCAGAAAATGCTATAGACAAGACAATCTGGCATACCTGTCCGATCTGCTTTTCAAAGACAAACACTGAGCACCACTTGAGAGTTCACATCAGCGCAAAGCACCCTGGGCATGAACTAGCAGTCCCAAGGCAGCTTTTTGGCGCCTCTCACAGTCCTCCTGCAGAACGTGTCAGACTTCAGCCGACCGTGCATATACAACAACCCCCGATATCACCTACCACTCTGAATAGTGGTCACACTACTCCTTTACAAGTATTTTTGTCGGAGCCGTTGTTTCCTCCAGAGTTTTTACCGAAGGAAATGCAAGAAGGAGCTACTGGCGCACAACCAGAGAAAGTAGAAGTCAATATAACTGGGCCGTTTCAAAGACCAGAACGTTTTGCAGAAGCAGCTGCATTCAATGATGAAACCTGCAACGATTCTGGAAGTTGTAATAAAAGGGGTAATCTGTCTGATCTGGCTTATGCCACAAGAAACCATAATTCTGGTAATGATAATGCATCTAGAATACTTAGCTCCGAGATGTTAGGGGCAAAGCCAAAAGATGGGAGTTCTGTATTACACAACCCTTATTCAGCGAATTTCCCATACTACTGTCACACGTGTAAAAGTCCAATGAACACAAGAGATGCCTATTTGAGCCACATTAATGGGAACAGACACAAGCAAAAGGTTTGCACTGAGCCTGCTCCTATCAGAGAGCACGTGCAAGGACTTGACATTACATCCGGATACATCCCATATACTTTAACGAAGCCTCGGAACTACCAGTTTGAACTGTACGAAAAGGCCATGGCAAGAAATGCATTGGTATTTTTGCCAACTG GAACTGGGAAGACGCTGGTTTCTGTCATGACGATAAGCGCCATGTTGGAGAAGTATCCAACCCGGAACATTCTCTTCCTTGTCGACAAAGTTCTCCTAGTCATGCAGCAGTCTCAATACATTCAACAGCAGCTTGGGGACAAGACATTCAACAG GTTCAATGATGAGACTGAGCAGACTACTGACTTAGTGCGCCGTAAGATCCGTGTAGCAGCACTCTGCATGGGTCAGCAGGCAACACATGGCATCCCACTGTGGAAACACGACATTGTTGTCGTTACTGCCG gattttgtaaaaacattctagaaaaaaaagtaattcgTTGGGAAGACTTCAGCTTAATAGTCGTCGACGAAGTACACCACTGTGAAAAAGCGCATCCATACAACGTCATTCTAAGCACATATCACCTTAAACAAACTCCAGATCGCTTTGGTCCAACAGCTCTCGGTCTCACCGCATCTCCCGCTGGAAAGGCAAGTGTTCAAGCAACAGTGGGCATGTTAAATGTTCTCATCTCAAACATGGGTGGGGCAAAAATGTGTATCGTAGAAAATCCCGAGTGTGTGAGCACATTGGTACAGTACCAGTCAAATGCTAATCTAGAAGCTAGAACACCAACGGACACTAGTACAACCAAGACGTACGCCTTCGAGAACACATTCAAAACCGAGCTAAATGTGTACATTATGTATTGTGTTCTTAAGTTAGCagacatttcaaatataaaagaaTATGTTAATATCAGACCAGAGATGACACCTTGCATGCGAGATAGCATTGTAAGAATGATTGCAGACAATTTTGTGGAAGAAGAACTTGATACTATCCAAATTAGCTTATGTTCAATCGAGAAGAAAAGCAACAACATAGATGTGGTGGAGTTTTCTATGATCAAGAGGCATGTGCAAGGCGTATGTATGGCAAGAAGCAGTGTTATCGACGGTGGTGTATTTTGTGCCATACAAGAATTGGCGGAACTTGGAACTGTAGGGTTTCAGTTTGCTCGTAGTGTTGGCCTGCCAACAGCTGCGCTGCAACAGCTGATCAAGGTTGACCACGCTAAGTTTTTTCTAACCTCGACCTCGCCATCTGGAATACCTGATCCCTCCGCCGTAGCAGATCATCATGTCCAGAACCTAATCAACGAGCTGACCACGACTGGCAGAAGTGGACAAGGCATATCTTTGGTCCTCGTCAAGCAAAGGGCCACAGCCTACCATCTTGCTGGTATTCTTAAG aactcGCCGCAGTTACAGAGGGCCGGTTTACATACAACTACGATGGTTGGGCACGGTGATGGGTCGGCCGGGTCAGCTGGTGGAATGTCGGTGAGAGCTCAAAAAGAGGTCCTCGAGGAAATCAAGCAAGGAAAGTACCAG GTTGTGGTTGCTACGTCAGTTGCCGAGGAGGGCGTTGATTGGCCGGATTGTGAGCGCGTGATCACCATGTACCCTCCCTCCACTGTCACCGCTCTCATCCAGATGCGGGGTAGGGCGAGGCGCAAGGACAGCAAGTTTATCGTGTTATGTAGCAACTTGGAGGAGGAAGAGAAATTAAAAGACATTATGATGCGAGAACAGAACATGATTGAAGCTACCAAGTGGATTGTTCAGCTTCAACGTGGTAACGATTCGTGA